In Saprospiraceae bacterium, a genomic segment contains:
- a CDS encoding HAMP domain-containing histidine kinase, with protein sequence MNTRVFRNAYLIWAAALMLLCLGKVYEWAYPGFEHDYRNFLKNEIQKELQSFHKIEQTQSQQIQNLLNRKDSTGFNPTALIQYLVHQASLHCVVFENHSARYWSGEAAFLKDLWSPSSRINGFRIIKHLDAYYLVKKIQFSKSGIPYTLISYKPLEAANQSYIHVNIATEKTEKTGLIIRNPMDPKKALGILHLEGEFLAPVYGNVLILFYFFVLLLFYIPVHKVSRYFYTHKDYPWGNMILLLGILVTSSMCQWIVHQNDFYHSILTDKLIHTRFYNYTLFEFTVFSCLFFHLSYFFYKYALITQLAAPRWTGYLIVLFNYLIALFALVIYCFIFSAVFIKSDYYFDLNNIFSFNFQHFILLFDLLTVLLAIFLITNKLTTSTYSFQLEFRKRFIFFLLSLIIAIPFILQAKLEIGLATFLLGASIIIWMQDFFNEDYQKNILWLISWIIVISILNSSLIFHYQNQKKRYVKEQLVTSYVSCMNENKPDCLADLIQNCNTNNYDFYFYEDRLLKFSSNVFKPNYDESLQFLKKDSIRHINIESKDILYLKPSANQLLILSNPLESSLKGISLFSYMFTLLIVISYMISLVHQRFPFLPEDLQISFPDKPSLKNRIQFYVILGIVISFLIIALTTVFFTKRSENEIFKENLISKTRNLSGFLESAIRNAGSADDAKIILRTQIKQTSQMVDFDIRFFHENGFEDSDKSLHQHYNNSIQLLNPAFYFQYPSYAEDIVVLEKSDKPDELYAYRNIFYNNQRAGVLQVDALASRELSYSARLANLVNTLLNIYVFLFLIAASLATLLANSITSPLVSLTDKLRSIRLGKSNEMLEWKSEDEIGELIQNYNQMVNQLDESAQLLAKTERDSAWREMAKQVAHEIKNPLTPMKLSIQYLQQSLRTGTEDIKEMAQKVCHTLIEQIDSLSKIATEFSNFAKMPQAHNEKLILNDILASVHDLFRKREDIDIHLTVPIDELYVFADKDQIIRVLNNLINNSIQAIPDSRRGQIFISMDSNGKNAIICVRDNGSGIPEEMQSKVFLPNFTSKSSGTGLGLAMCQQIIELANGKIYFKTIPEKGTSFFVEIPLMRIVDFEDAQ encoded by the coding sequence GTGAATACCAGGGTTTTTAGAAATGCATACTTGATCTGGGCAGCTGCCCTGATGTTGCTTTGTTTAGGCAAAGTCTATGAATGGGCTTACCCGGGTTTTGAACATGATTACCGCAACTTTTTAAAAAATGAGATCCAGAAGGAACTGCAATCGTTTCATAAAATAGAACAAACCCAGTCTCAGCAAATCCAGAATTTATTAAATAGAAAGGACAGTACGGGTTTTAATCCCACAGCATTAATACAATACCTCGTTCACCAGGCTAGCCTTCATTGTGTCGTTTTTGAAAATCATTCAGCCAGATACTGGAGTGGTGAAGCTGCCTTCCTTAAAGATCTTTGGAGTCCAAGCTCCCGCATCAATGGCTTTCGCATTATCAAACACCTGGATGCCTATTACCTTGTTAAGAAGATCCAGTTTTCAAAGTCAGGAATTCCATATACCCTGATCAGCTATAAACCATTAGAAGCAGCCAATCAATCGTATATCCATGTCAACATTGCAACGGAAAAAACCGAGAAAACCGGTCTGATCATCCGAAATCCCATGGATCCCAAAAAGGCCTTGGGTATTCTTCACTTGGAAGGTGAATTTCTTGCCCCTGTTTATGGTAATGTTTTGATTCTGTTTTACTTTTTTGTATTGCTGTTATTCTACATTCCAGTACACAAGGTTTCAAGATATTTTTACACCCATAAGGATTACCCTTGGGGAAACATGATCTTGCTATTAGGCATTTTAGTGACTTCAAGCATGTGTCAGTGGATTGTTCACCAGAATGACTTTTACCATAGCATACTCACTGACAAATTAATTCATACCCGTTTTTATAATTACACGCTTTTTGAGTTTACTGTTTTCTCCTGCCTGTTTTTTCACCTGAGTTACTTTTTTTATAAGTATGCACTCATCACACAACTTGCTGCACCCCGGTGGACAGGATATCTGATCGTGTTGTTTAATTATCTTATTGCCTTATTTGCATTGGTGATTTATTGTTTTATTTTCAGTGCTGTCTTTATCAAATCAGATTACTATTTTGACCTCAACAATATATTTTCATTTAATTTTCAGCATTTCATTTTATTATTTGATTTACTTACAGTCCTCCTTGCAATTTTTTTAATTACAAACAAACTCACCACCAGTACTTATAGTTTTCAACTTGAATTCCGCAAACGTTTTATTTTCTTTCTGTTGTCTCTCATCATCGCAATTCCATTTATTCTCCAGGCTAAATTAGAAATTGGGCTTGCCACATTTTTGTTAGGTGCAAGTATCATTATTTGGATGCAGGATTTTTTCAATGAAGACTATCAAAAAAATATTCTTTGGCTGATTTCATGGATCATCGTTATCAGCATTTTAAATTCGAGTCTGATCTTTCATTACCAAAATCAGAAAAAAAGGTATGTCAAAGAACAATTGGTAACAAGTTATGTGTCTTGCATGAATGAGAACAAACCGGATTGTCTGGCAGACCTCATACAAAATTGCAATACTAATAATTATGATTTTTATTTTTATGAAGACAGGCTGCTCAAATTTTCCAGCAATGTGTTTAAACCAAATTATGACGAAAGTTTGCAATTCCTTAAAAAAGACAGCATCCGTCATATTAATATTGAAAGCAAAGACATTTTATATTTAAAGCCCTCAGCAAATCAATTGCTCATTTTGAGTAATCCTCTGGAATCAAGTTTAAAAGGCATTTCTTTATTTTCATATATGTTTACTTTGCTGATTGTGATATCGTATATGATCAGCCTGGTACATCAGAGGTTTCCTTTTTTGCCAGAGGATTTGCAGATCAGTTTCCCGGACAAACCCTCCTTAAAAAACAGGATTCAATTTTATGTAATACTTGGAATTGTAATCAGTTTTCTCATCATAGCTTTGACCACCGTATTTTTTACCAAGCGATCTGAAAACGAAATTTTTAAAGAAAACCTGATCAGTAAGACCCGAAATTTAAGTGGTTTTTTAGAATCCGCGATTCGAAATGCAGGGAGTGCAGATGATGCAAAAATTATTCTCCGGACGCAAATCAAACAAACAAGTCAAATGGTGGATTTCGATATTCGATTTTTCCATGAGAACGGCTTTGAGGATTCTGATAAAAGCTTGCATCAACACTATAATAATTCCATTCAACTGCTGAATCCGGCTTTTTATTTTCAATATCCATCATATGCAGAAGATATAGTTGTACTGGAAAAATCTGATAAACCAGATGAATTATATGCTTACCGCAATATATTTTATAATAATCAAAGAGCAGGAGTATTACAAGTAGATGCCCTGGCTTCACGCGAGTTAAGTTATAGTGCAAGGCTTGCCAATCTTGTAAATACCTTACTCAATATATACGTCTTTTTATTTTTAATAGCTGCGAGTCTGGCAACATTATTGGCAAACTCCATTACATCTCCTCTGGTAAGCCTTACGGATAAACTCAGAAGTATCCGCCTTGGAAAATCAAATGAAATGCTCGAGTGGAAAAGTGAAGATGAAATAGGAGAACTCATTCAGAATTATAATCAAATGGTCAATCAATTGGATGAAAGCGCACAATTGTTAGCCAAGACAGAAAGAGATTCGGCATGGCGGGAGATGGCCAAACAAGTAGCCCATGAAATTAAAAATCCGCTGACGCCCATGAAACTATCTATTCAATATTTACAGCAATCACTGCGGACCGGCACAGAAGATATCAAAGAAATGGCACAGAAAGTATGCCACACACTGATCGAGCAAATAGACAGCTTAAGTAAGATTGCCACGGAGTTTAGCAATTTTGCAAAGATGCCTCAAGCTCATAACGAAAAATTAATCTTGAATGATATTCTTGCATCTGTGCACGATCTTTTTCGCAAAAGGGAAGATATTGATATTCATTTAACCGTACCTATTGATGAATTGTATGTTTTTGCCGACAAAGATCAAATCATTCGCGTTTTAAATAATTTGATCAATAACTCGATACAGGCGATACCGGATTCCAGGCGGGGACAGATTTTTATTAGTATGGATTCAAATGGAAAAAATGCTATCATCTGTGTCAGAGACAATGGAAGCGGAATTCCCGAAGAAATGCAGTCAAAAGTTTTTCTTCCAAATTTTACATCTAAAAGCTCTGGGACCGGGTTAGGACTTGCGATGTGTCAACAAATCATTGAGCTCGCGAATGGAAAAATATATTTCAAAACCATTCCTGAAAAAGGGACCAGTTTTTTTGTTGAAATTCCATTGATGCGGATTGTTGATTTTGAAGATGCGCAATAA
- the porV gene encoding type IX secretion system outer membrane channel protein PorV, which yields MNTDFPFMRSLSLILLVCSFHYMNAQTWDPNRGCIVDNSTGDCLQNTILTAMPFLRINPDTRSGGLGDAGVALTADPNAMHHNAARLAFSEQNLGISITYSPWLRNLGIDDIYLLYASGYYKIDKFQTVGGSIRYFSLGKIDFRDENGVDIGTGQPNEMEIAAGYSRKLSDVFSASLTAKFAYSNLATGRTLGAFTITTAKTFAADIGFFYRNKLGASGRRNYLNAGVALTNLGAKVTYTKGVVKDFIPSNLAIGAAYEMNFDDYNSLTATIEINKLLIPSPRKPGDPEYDVDNNKIADYREKGLFEGVFGSLSDAPGGASEELQELMYSVGLEYWYDKQFAVRAGYFHEHELKGNRKFLTLGCGVKYNVFGLNLSYLVPATNNRSPLANTVRFSISYDFDGGGKSTAAGEE from the coding sequence ATGAATACTGATTTCCCTTTTATGCGTAGTTTAAGCCTCATTCTTCTCGTTTGTTCATTTCATTACATGAATGCTCAGACCTGGGATCCCAACCGTGGTTGTATCGTCGATAACAGCACCGGCGATTGTCTTCAAAACACTATTTTAACTGCAATGCCCTTTTTAAGGATCAATCCGGATACGCGATCAGGAGGACTCGGAGATGCAGGTGTAGCCCTTACCGCTGATCCCAATGCAATGCACCATAATGCTGCAAGGCTGGCTTTTTCAGAACAGAATCTCGGTATTTCAATTACTTACTCCCCATGGTTGAGGAATTTAGGAATTGACGATATTTATTTGCTATACGCCTCTGGTTATTATAAAATAGACAAATTTCAAACGGTTGGAGGATCGATCCGATATTTTTCGCTTGGCAAGATCGATTTCCGCGATGAAAATGGTGTAGACATAGGTACTGGTCAGCCCAATGAAATGGAAATTGCCGCTGGTTACTCCAGAAAGTTATCAGATGTATTTTCGGCCAGTTTGACGGCAAAATTTGCATATTCAAACCTTGCCACCGGAAGAACTTTGGGTGCCTTTACCATTACAACTGCTAAAACATTTGCTGCAGATATTGGATTTTTTTATCGCAACAAACTTGGTGCAAGTGGTCGGAGGAATTATTTAAATGCAGGCGTTGCTTTGACCAACCTTGGTGCTAAAGTGACTTATACCAAAGGAGTTGTAAAGGATTTCATCCCTTCAAATCTAGCCATTGGTGCAGCTTATGAAATGAATTTCGATGATTATAATTCATTGACTGCAACTATAGAAATCAATAAATTATTGATTCCAAGTCCCCGCAAACCAGGCGACCCCGAATACGATGTCGATAATAACAAAATAGCAGATTACCGCGAGAAAGGTTTGTTTGAAGGTGTGTTTGGATCTTTAAGTGATGCACCCGGCGGTGCTAGCGAAGAATTACAAGAACTCATGTACTCTGTAGGATTGGAGTATTGGTACGATAAGCAGTTCGCTGTACGTGCCGGTTATTTTCACGAACACGAATTGAAAGGAAACCGAAAATTTCTAACCCTTGGATGTGGTGTCAAATACAATGTATTTGGACTAAATCTTTCTTACTTAGTCCCGGCAACTAATAATCGCAGTCCATTGGCTAATACGGTGCGTTTCTCCATCAGCTATGATTTTGACGGTGGGGGAAAAAGCACAGCTGCAGGGGAGGAATAG
- the porU gene encoding type IX secretion system sortase PorU, with product MDPGEGKNLAGKLDLNIGRLVARDSSEAKNLVSKIIRYDKDPKTMGDWKLNTLYTADDEDSNIHFHQAETIAEKTASIHPVFNQEKIYLDAYTQTTTPGGERYPEVNKSIANAFFQGTLVMNYLGHGGYTGLAQERVFQNNEIPNLENYYKLPLVIVASCTFNGYDDPSKTNAGEEGLHNTNGGFLALFSTVRAVYSDDNFDLTSSVYNLLFQFENGKPLPLGEIMRRAKNEHSSGFILLNSRKFLLFGDPSQHLAIPQFKNKVTTINGKAVGSAIDTFRALERVNVSGIVTDQNDVLQSTFNGKLYITVFDKEIQLRTKANDPGSYSDNYSIQKNIIYKGLVNVKDGNWSFSFKIPKDINYEFGRGKISLYATDEISRDAAGYEDQLIIGGVSSDSLIDDNPPVVKAFINDANFISGGICGPEAKLYAQISDDTGINISGNSIGHDLIAVIDQNSRSPIVLNQYYTSQLNNPLEGELLYLLPRLSPGKHSITVTAWDISNNFGTGTVEFFVIDENEIVIKDVYNYPNPFNEYTKFQFQTNWSAAELSIEIDIRAISGQPVRKLQQKIQNNGFRVISMEWDGREDGGAEIPNGVYTYKVTISGKKEGEIIKKESPPQKLVLVK from the coding sequence TTGGATCCGGGAGAAGGCAAAAATCTGGCCGGAAAACTTGATTTAAATATTGGAAGATTGGTAGCTCGTGACAGTAGTGAGGCTAAAAATTTAGTTTCCAAAATCATCCGTTATGACAAAGACCCGAAAACCATGGGTGATTGGAAACTAAATACACTATATACTGCAGACGACGAAGATTCAAATATACATTTTCACCAGGCAGAAACGATCGCAGAAAAAACGGCATCCATTCACCCTGTTTTTAATCAGGAAAAAATATATTTGGATGCTTATACCCAAACTACAACACCAGGAGGGGAAAGATATCCTGAAGTGAATAAATCCATCGCCAATGCATTTTTCCAAGGCACACTGGTGATGAATTATTTAGGACACGGCGGTTATACCGGATTGGCGCAAGAGCGCGTATTTCAAAACAACGAAATACCCAATCTTGAAAACTATTACAAGCTTCCGTTGGTCATCGTTGCTTCCTGTACCTTCAACGGTTATGATGATCCCTCCAAGACCAATGCCGGCGAGGAAGGATTGCATAATACCAATGGCGGATTTCTAGCCCTGTTTTCAACGGTCAGGGCCGTTTACAGCGACGATAATTTTGACCTGACATCTTCTGTTTATAATTTACTTTTTCAATTTGAAAACGGAAAACCATTACCCCTGGGAGAAATTATGCGGCGGGCAAAAAATGAACACTCTTCGGGATTTATATTATTAAATTCTAGAAAATTCCTTTTGTTTGGAGACCCGTCTCAACATCTAGCCATCCCACAATTTAAAAACAAAGTCACAACGATCAACGGCAAGGCGGTTGGCAGTGCAATTGATACATTTCGGGCTTTGGAACGCGTCAATGTGAGCGGAATTGTAACCGACCAAAACGATGTACTACAATCGACTTTTAATGGTAAACTATATATAACTGTTTTTGATAAAGAAATTCAGCTTCGCACAAAAGCGAATGACCCGGGTTCTTATTCCGATAACTATTCCATTCAAAAAAATATTATTTACAAAGGATTGGTAAATGTGAAGGATGGCAATTGGAGTTTTAGTTTTAAAATTCCTAAGGATATTAATTACGAATTTGGTCGCGGTAAAATCAGTTTGTATGCTACGGACGAGATCAGTCGTGATGCTGCCGGATATGAAGACCAACTAATCATTGGAGGCGTTTCAAGCGATTCGTTAATAGATGATAATCCACCGGTTGTAAAAGCATTTATTAACGATGCAAATTTTATTTCAGGCGGTATCTGTGGGCCGGAAGCCAAATTATATGCCCAAATAAGTGATGATACGGGAATCAATATTTCAGGAAACAGCATAGGACATGATCTGATTGCCGTCATTGATCAAAATTCAAGATCCCCAATTGTTCTCAACCAATATTATACATCCCAACTCAACAATCCTCTGGAAGGAGAACTGTTGTATTTACTTCCAAGATTATCGCCGGGCAAACACAGCATTACAGTAACAGCATGGGATATCTCCAATAATTTTGGAACTGGTACAGTTGAGTTTTTCGTAATCGATGAAAACGAGATTGTGATCAAAGACGTTTATAATTATCCCAACCCATTTAATGAATATACGAAATTTCAGTTTCAAACTAATTGGTCTGCAGCCGAATTGTCCATTGAAATAGACATTAGGGCTATATCCGGGCAACCAGTGCGCAAGCTCCAACAGAAAATTCAAAATAATGGCTTTAGAGTTATAAGTATGGAGTGGGATGGCAGAGAAGATGGCGGAGCTGAAATTCCAAATGGCGTTTATACTTATAAAGTGACGATTAGTGGAAAAAAAGAAGGTGAAATCATTAAAAAAGAATCTCCACCTCAAAAATTGGTGCTTGTTAAATAA